From one Verrucomicrobiia bacterium genomic stretch:
- a CDS encoding NAD-dependent epimerase/dehydratase family protein — protein MNVLITGVCGFVGSSLARILKARHPEWKLSGIDNLSRPGAETNYRELLRLGVTFRHGDIRQPSDLESFGDIDWVIDAAANPSVLAGVDGKTSSRQLVEHNLTGTINLLEFCRSRKAGFILLSTSRVYSIPALVAIPLKSAEKAFEFDASHAAPAGVSAHGVNESFSTQAPVSLYGGTKLASEALALEYHHAFNVPVWVNRCGVLAGAGQFGHPAQGIFAYWLNAHKYRQALKYIGFGGTGHQVRDGLHPDDLAELLFQQMAAREDKLKPRLVNVAGGSANSMSLRQLTEWCDTRFGKHSVQADLQPRPFDIPWMVLDSRLAEQVWRWKPKRALPSVLEEIAQHAEANPGWLELSKV, from the coding sequence ATGAACGTTCTTATCACGGGCGTATGTGGGTTCGTCGGCAGTTCGCTGGCGCGCATCCTTAAAGCTCGTCATCCGGAGTGGAAGCTCTCAGGTATTGATAATCTCAGCCGTCCGGGGGCAGAGACGAATTACCGCGAGTTGCTTCGGTTAGGAGTAACTTTTCGGCACGGAGACATCCGGCAACCTTCTGACCTCGAATCTTTCGGTGATATTGATTGGGTGATCGACGCGGCGGCGAATCCCAGTGTGCTTGCAGGCGTGGATGGAAAGACGAGCAGCCGTCAATTGGTGGAGCACAATCTCACGGGTACCATCAACCTCTTGGAGTTTTGCCGTTCGCGCAAAGCAGGCTTCATCCTCCTCAGCACGAGCCGCGTCTATTCCATTCCGGCGTTAGTAGCGATTCCTTTGAAGTCCGCCGAGAAAGCATTTGAATTTGATGCCAGCCACGCAGCTCCGGCGGGTGTGTCAGCGCATGGAGTAAATGAAAGTTTTTCCACGCAAGCGCCGGTTTCACTCTACGGCGGGACCAAGCTGGCTTCAGAAGCGTTGGCGTTGGAATATCATCACGCATTCAATGTGCCCGTGTGGGTCAATCGTTGCGGTGTTTTGGCTGGCGCGGGTCAGTTCGGTCATCCGGCCCAAGGGATTTTCGCTTACTGGCTCAATGCACATAAGTATCGCCAAGCATTGAAATACATCGGTTTCGGCGGCACGGGACATCAGGTGCGCGATGGGTTGCATCCAGATGATCTGGCAGAGTTGTTGTTCCAGCAGATGGCAGCGCGTGAAGACAAGCTGAAGCCGCGGTTGGTGAATGTGGCGGGTGGCAGCGCAAATAGCATGTCCCTACGACAACTCACGGAATGGTGCGATACGCGCTTTGGTAAACATTCCGTGCAGGCGGATTTGCAACCACGTCCCTTTGACATACCGTGGATGGTCTTGGATTCGCGACTGGCAGAACAGGTGTGGAGATGGAAGCCCAAGCGCGCATTGCCCTCAGTCCTTGAAGAAATCGCCCAGCATGCGGAAGCAAATCCGGGCTGGCTGGAATTGTCGAAAGTTTAA
- a CDS encoding NAD-dependent epimerase/dehydratase family protein, with protein MAAAVVTGSAGLVGSETCKKMHAEGMDVLGIDNDMRAHFFGAAASTSGNRAKLEAMLGNYRHHSIDIRDQEAVFKVFKTYGKDISLIVHAAAQPSHDWAAKDPFTDFGVNANGTLNLLEATRRFSPDAAFIFTSTNKVYGDAPNALPLVELEKRWEIAPDHKFKQGIDETLTIDQSKHSLFGCSKVAADLLVQEYGRYFGMKTVCFRGGCLTGPAHAGAELHGFLSYLMKCTAEGRAYRVFGYKGKQVRDNIHSHDLVNAFWSFYQQPKSGAVYNIGGSRHSNCSMLEAIDLCERISGRNLDWTYVEENRSGDHIWWVSDVQRFQKDYPAWSYRYDLRGILEEIYQACLG; from the coding sequence ATGGCTGCAGCTGTGGTAACTGGTTCGGCCGGACTGGTCGGCTCGGAAACGTGCAAAAAAATGCATGCGGAAGGGATGGATGTCCTCGGCATCGATAATGACATGCGGGCGCATTTCTTTGGGGCCGCCGCTTCCACCTCCGGCAATCGGGCGAAGCTGGAAGCAATGCTGGGAAACTACCGCCATCATTCCATCGACATCCGCGATCAGGAGGCGGTGTTCAAGGTGTTTAAAACCTACGGCAAGGACATCAGCCTGATAGTCCATGCGGCAGCACAACCCTCTCATGACTGGGCAGCCAAAGATCCGTTCACGGATTTTGGCGTCAATGCCAATGGCACGCTTAATCTGTTGGAAGCCACGCGCCGATTCTCCCCAGATGCAGCGTTTATCTTCACCAGCACGAACAAGGTTTACGGTGACGCACCCAATGCTTTGCCTTTGGTAGAACTCGAAAAACGGTGGGAGATAGCGCCTGATCACAAGTTTAAACAAGGCATCGACGAGACACTGACCATTGATCAAAGCAAGCATTCCCTTTTCGGTTGCAGCAAGGTTGCCGCCGATCTGCTGGTACAGGAGTATGGCCGTTATTTCGGAATGAAAACCGTCTGTTTCCGGGGTGGCTGCCTGACCGGCCCGGCCCATGCTGGCGCGGAACTGCACGGGTTCCTTTCCTACCTCATGAAATGCACGGCTGAAGGCAGGGCTTACCGGGTGTTTGGTTACAAGGGCAAGCAGGTGCGGGACAATATTCACAGTCATGATCTGGTGAATGCGTTCTGGAGCTTTTACCAACAACCGAAAAGTGGTGCGGTATATAACATCGGCGGCAGCCGTCACAGCAATTGCTCGATGCTGGAGGCGATTGATCTTTGCGAACGGATCAGTGGACGGAACCTGGACTGGACTTACGTGGAAGAAAACCGCTCCGGAGATCACATCTGGTGGGTAAGCGATGTCCAGCGATTCCAGAAGGATTACCCCGCGTGGAGTTACCGCTACGACCTGCGGGGGATATTGGAGGAAATTTATCAGGCATGCCTGGGATGA
- a CDS encoding glycosyltransferase family 2 protein, which yields MNTTASNSAGVASPEAPPASVPKLTLLSIVIPARDEEGCIASTVQHLHLELSLNKVPHNILVVDDGSKDRTWEILTELAQKMPELQPVQNLELHGFGRAIIKGLDMMKGDAVVIMMADESDDCRDVVRYWQKLNEGWDCVFGSRFMKGGGVIDYPWLKLRINRLANSFIRILFGTKLNDTTNAFKAYRKTVIDGCRPYLSPHFNLTVELPLKAMVRGYTWTVMPITWRNRRTGEAKLKIKEMGSRYLFICLYVWLEKYFSRGDYRKSRPVK from the coding sequence ATGAACACCACTGCGTCCAACTCTGCCGGAGTGGCATCGCCGGAAGCGCCTCCCGCAAGCGTGCCGAAGCTCACACTCCTTTCCATCGTCATACCCGCAAGGGATGAAGAAGGATGCATCGCCTCGACTGTCCAGCATTTGCACCTGGAGCTGTCACTGAACAAAGTCCCTCATAACATCCTGGTAGTGGATGACGGCAGCAAGGACCGGACTTGGGAGATATTGACCGAACTGGCGCAGAAGATGCCTGAATTGCAACCTGTACAAAATCTCGAACTTCACGGTTTTGGCCGTGCCATCATCAAGGGGCTGGATATGATGAAGGGTGATGCGGTGGTGATCATGATGGCCGATGAATCGGATGATTGCCGGGATGTGGTGCGCTATTGGCAAAAACTCAATGAAGGATGGGACTGCGTTTTCGGCAGCCGTTTCATGAAAGGCGGCGGAGTCATTGATTACCCTTGGTTAAAACTGCGGATCAACCGGCTGGCGAATTCCTTTATCCGCATCCTCTTCGGCACCAAGCTCAACGATACGACCAATGCATTCAAGGCATATCGAAAAACAGTGATCGATGGGTGCCGCCCATATCTGTCACCGCATTTCAATTTGACCGTGGAACTGCCGCTGAAGGCGATGGTCAGAGGCTATACGTGGACGGTGATGCCCATCACCTGGCGCAACCGGCGTACGGGCGAAGCCAAGCTCAAGATCAAAGAGATGGGCAGTCGCTATCTCTTCATTTGCCTGTACGTGTGGTTGGAAAAATATTTCAGCCGGGGAGATTACCGAAAATCCAGGCCGGTAAAATGA
- a CDS encoding PLDc N-terminal domain-containing protein has protein sequence MRELLDRFTLDAIKFDYQVLAGMILIWLVVLACVVSSIFHQGGTRGRRIAWICVVTFVPIIGVLIYLPFSFRLENYPDLFIWRKSKGAQSKG, from the coding sequence ATGAGAGAGTTGCTGGACAGGTTTACACTCGATGCGATCAAGTTCGACTACCAAGTTTTGGCGGGGATGATTTTGATTTGGCTGGTCGTTTTGGCCTGCGTGGTCAGCAGTATTTTTCATCAAGGCGGCACCCGCGGCCGTCGAATTGCTTGGATTTGTGTGGTGACATTTGTGCCGATCATCGGCGTTTTAATTTATTTACCCTTCTCTTTCCGGTTGGAGAATTACCCGGATTTATTCATCTGGCGTAAATCCAAAGGGGCACAATCCAAGGGGTAA
- a CDS encoding acyltransferase, whose translation MNKLLAPGIFRSFLAMVVVLHHFWVISFGGWAVYVFFILSGFWITEVWVHKYSRQPRPYLRFISNRYVRLVPVYLACFFIAAIVLRFTSKDYSILHEQAQHPLWWIKLVAIVPAASHAAFLPPLWSIVVEMQFYLIAPLLIWMATYLTPAGEPQKFTRKQALAFAIFLPLMFYSLNIFLESKVAFLPGFLFCFLLGILTSTSGYKPGKKIALVSIGIVLLTALLSLMVPALHQLFGPDAARTSNEYWYLMNRYACAVLGLVTVPYIAYSVRLPSQGLDRELGNFSYPLYLFHFSVVFLFDNVGRLAKLPYWPRTAAALLVVLIGSLAVYWIIDRPAEKWRRKHLEA comes from the coding sequence ATGAACAAGCTGCTTGCACCTGGAATTTTCCGCTCGTTTCTCGCCATGGTAGTGGTTTTGCACCACTTCTGGGTGATCAGTTTTGGCGGGTGGGCGGTTTATGTCTTCTTCATCCTGAGCGGGTTTTGGATCACGGAAGTGTGGGTTCACAAATATTCCAGGCAGCCCAGACCTTATCTGCGCTTCATCAGCAATCGCTATGTGCGCTTGGTCCCGGTTTATCTGGCTTGCTTCTTCATCGCTGCAATAGTGCTGCGTTTCACTTCCAAGGATTACTCTATTTTACACGAACAGGCGCAGCATCCTCTCTGGTGGATCAAACTTGTCGCCATCGTCCCGGCAGCGTCCCATGCTGCTTTCCTGCCGCCGCTCTGGAGCATTGTGGTAGAGATGCAGTTCTACCTCATCGCACCGCTGCTTATCTGGATGGCTACATATCTCACTCCTGCCGGTGAACCCCAGAAATTCACGCGCAAGCAAGCTTTGGCGTTCGCCATCTTTTTGCCGTTGATGTTTTATTCGCTGAACATCTTTTTGGAATCGAAAGTCGCCTTCCTCCCCGGCTTTCTCTTTTGCTTCCTGCTCGGCATCCTCACCAGCACATCGGGCTATAAACCTGGAAAGAAGATAGCGCTCGTCTCCATCGGCATCGTACTGCTTACAGCCCTGCTTTCTTTGATGGTGCCAGCTTTGCATCAGTTGTTCGGTCCAGATGCCGCTCGCACATCCAATGAGTATTGGTATCTGATGAACCGGTATGCTTGTGCGGTACTGGGATTGGTCACCGTGCCTTACATCGCCTACTCAGTGCGCCTTCCCAGCCAAGGATTGGATCGTGAATTGGGGAACTTCTCCTACCCTCTCTATCTGTTCCACTTCTCGGTCGTGTTCCTTTTCGACAACGTGGGACGCCTGGCAAAATTGCCGTATTGGCCACGTACAGCGGCCGCGTTATTGGTGGTCTTGATCGGCTCTCTGGCGGTGTATTGGATTATCGACAGGCCCGCAGAAAAATGGCGCCGCAAACATCTGGAGGCTTAA
- the htpG gene encoding molecular chaperone HtpG has product MSTEKHQFQAEIQQLLNIVIHSLYTDKEIFIRELVSNAADACEKLRFTQASGQAVYQPEAELKITVTTDKDAGTITITDAGIGMTHDEIVQNLGTIAHSGTKAFLKQMAEGQKPDLSLIGQFGVGFYSAFMVATNVTVFSRSWRAEEQGWKWVSAGEGSYEVEPVADLPRGTKIVLTLKEEAKLFSEEWEVEHIIKRYSSFVTFPIELNTKRLNTVQAIWARSKNEIKDEEYNEFYRYIGHDTEEPMFRLHFAADAPLAIQALLFVPKHNAEANGMTRLESEVNLHCRKVLIQSKAKGLFPEWLRFLRGVVDSEDLPLNISRESMQDSSLMQKLNKVLTTRFLKFLDEQSTKEAEKYTTFYREFQRFLKEGVVTDFTHREALGKLLRFTSSATEGDNFTSLAEYVTRMGSEQKEIYFLLAADRAAAEASPYFEVFKARKFEVLFLNDPWDEFVMDHLREFEGKTLIAAEKADLSLTDKPEGGLSDDDAAALAKWFKETLAERVGEVRASKRLVDSPVAVVDGDKFMTSSMRRIIKAMGKGKEAEMTPKLDLELNQSHDLMVRLNGLRQSDGTLAALLAEQLFDNARLSVGLLEDSRSMVQRMNQLLGKLAGGGK; this is encoded by the coding sequence ATGAGCACAGAGAAGCATCAGTTTCAGGCGGAGATTCAGCAGTTGCTGAACATCGTCATCCATTCCCTCTACACGGATAAAGAGATCTTCATCCGCGAGCTGGTTTCCAACGCGGCGGATGCGTGTGAGAAGTTGCGGTTCACGCAGGCTTCCGGTCAGGCGGTGTATCAGCCGGAAGCGGAACTCAAGATCACGGTGACGACGGATAAGGACGCGGGGACGATCACGATCACGGATGCGGGCATCGGCATGACGCATGATGAGATCGTGCAGAACCTCGGCACGATCGCGCACTCGGGAACGAAGGCGTTTCTGAAGCAGATGGCGGAAGGGCAGAAGCCGGATCTCTCGTTGATCGGCCAATTCGGTGTGGGTTTCTACTCGGCTTTCATGGTGGCGACGAATGTAACGGTGTTCAGCCGTTCATGGCGTGCGGAAGAGCAGGGTTGGAAATGGGTGAGCGCAGGCGAGGGCAGTTACGAAGTGGAGCCGGTGGCTGATCTGCCGCGCGGAACGAAGATCGTGCTGACGTTGAAGGAAGAGGCGAAGCTGTTCTCCGAAGAATGGGAGGTGGAGCACATCATCAAGCGTTACTCGAGCTTCGTCACGTTCCCGATCGAGCTGAACACAAAGCGCCTGAACACGGTGCAAGCCATCTGGGCGCGCAGCAAGAACGAGATCAAGGACGAGGAGTATAACGAATTCTACCGCTACATCGGTCACGACACGGAAGAACCGATGTTCCGCTTGCACTTTGCCGCGGATGCGCCGCTCGCGATTCAAGCGTTGCTCTTCGTGCCGAAGCATAATGCGGAAGCGAACGGGATGACGCGCTTGGAGTCCGAAGTGAACTTGCACTGCCGCAAGGTGCTCATCCAGTCGAAGGCGAAGGGGTTGTTCCCGGAGTGGTTGCGCTTCTTGCGCGGTGTGGTGGATAGCGAGGATTTGCCGCTGAACATCTCGCGCGAGTCCATGCAGGACAGCTCGCTGATGCAGAAGCTGAACAAGGTGTTGACGACGCGTTTCTTGAAATTCCTGGATGAGCAATCGACGAAGGAAGCGGAGAAATACACGACGTTCTATCGCGAGTTCCAACGGTTCCTGAAGGAAGGTGTGGTGACGGATTTCACGCATCGCGAGGCACTGGGTAAGTTGCTGCGCTTCACGTCTTCTGCGACAGAGGGAGATAACTTCACGTCGCTGGCGGAATACGTCACGCGGATGGGTTCCGAGCAGAAGGAGATTTACTTCCTGCTGGCGGCGGATCGCGCAGCGGCGGAGGCGAGTCCGTATTTCGAGGTGTTCAAGGCGCGCAAGTTCGAGGTGCTGTTCCTGAACGATCCGTGGGATGAGTTCGTGATGGATCATCTGCGCGAGTTCGAGGGCAAGACCCTGATCGCGGCGGAGAAGGCTGATCTGTCACTGACGGACAAGCCGGAAGGCGGTCTCTCGGATGACGACGCGGCGGCCTTGGCGAAGTGGTTCAAGGAAACGCTCGCGGAGCGTGTGGGCGAAGTGCGCGCCTCGAAGCGCTTGGTGGACAGCCCGGTGGCGGTGGTGGATGGCGATAAGTTCATGACCTCGAGCATGCGCCGGATCATCAAGGCGATGGGCAAAGGCAAGGAAGCCGAGATGACGCCGAAGCTGGACTTGGAACTGAATCAGTCGCATGACCTGATGGTGCGCTTGAATGGGTTGCGGCAGAGCGATGGGACGTTGGCGGCGTTGCTGGCGGAGCAGCTCTTCGATAACGCGAGGTTGTCCGTGGGCCTCTTGGAAGATTCGCGCAGCATGGTGCAGCGGATGAATCAGTTGCTCGGCAAGCTGGCGGGTGGTGGGAAGTAA
- the rfaE2 gene encoding D-glycero-beta-D-manno-heptose 1-phosphate adenylyltransferase: protein MSFSGEIVSLADLPAWRQKLRDKGLKLVVTHGCFDILHAGHVSYLQQAREQGDVLLVGLNADASIKGLKGPNRPINNEGDRAQIMAALRSVDAVTLFPEVRATNLLKAAQPDVYVKGGDYTLETLNPEERAVVQAAGAKIVFIQFLEGRSTTSIIERSKQ, encoded by the coding sequence ATGAGTTTTTCAGGTGAAATCGTGTCGCTGGCGGATCTGCCGGCTTGGCGTCAAAAACTGCGGGACAAAGGGCTCAAGCTCGTCGTGACCCATGGCTGCTTTGATATTTTGCACGCCGGCCATGTGAGCTATCTCCAGCAAGCGCGGGAGCAGGGTGATGTGCTGCTGGTGGGGTTGAATGCCGATGCTTCCATCAAGGGGCTGAAAGGACCGAACCGACCGATCAACAATGAAGGAGATCGTGCGCAAATCATGGCGGCCCTACGCTCCGTAGATGCCGTTACACTATTTCCAGAAGTACGAGCCACCAACTTGCTGAAAGCTGCCCAGCCCGATGTGTATGTGAAGGGCGGCGATTACACGCTGGAGACATTGAACCCTGAAGAACGTGCCGTTGTGCAAGCCGCAGGCGCGAAGATCGTGTTCATCCAATTTCTGGAAGGGCGTTCGACGACTTCCATCATTGAGCGGTCGAAGCAGTAG